One window of Nostoc sp. C052 genomic DNA carries:
- a CDS encoding xanthine dehydrogenase family protein molybdopterin-binding subunit, which produces MNKIIGKPLDRVDGRLKVTGEAPYTADVPIENLTYGVIFQSAIASGKIIQIDTSAAAVAPGVINVVTYQQTPSLVKIPFFGSQQPQTTEKDHNIYYDGQHLGIVIAETLEQAQAAASKIKIIYAEAIPTLTMARAEIFEPESIFFGIMPGKITRGDVELGKAQADVLVEQVYTTPIEHHNPLEPSATIAMWEGDNLTLYETTQGVSATQRAIASVLNIPQENVRVISKYLGGGFGCKALLRSHTILAAIAARQVKRPVKVVLTRSQMYTACGHRSQTQQQLTLGATSEGKLTLINHIGTSLTSFFDDFVEPVGAATTMMYACPNLEVKYRLARINAGTPTFMRGPGEATGMFALESAMDELAYTLNIDPIELRLRNHADIDPYKELPWSSKSLKECYQKGAEIFGWLQRNPVPRSMRDRHFLIGWGMASATFPTNSGTASVKVEIFATGEVRVQSGTQDIGNGTYTVMTQVAAEVLGLPVQFELGDSNLPKAPITGNSMTVASVSPAVHKAAIAARDRIIQMAIADSNSLLYGSQAEDITVESGQIFLKQDPSKRDSYTDILHRYGLESLEVTEESSVNPESKEYAKHSFGATFIEVAVDELLGEIKVRRCVGVYDAGRILNFKTARSQVIGGITWGIGMALMEKTVMDANQGRIVGANLSDYLIPVHADIPNMEVQFLEKHDPYVNALGTKSLGELPIVGVAAAISNAVYHATGKRIRDLPITPDKLL; this is translated from the coding sequence ATGAATAAAATTATCGGTAAACCACTCGATCGCGTTGATGGTAGACTGAAAGTTACCGGAGAAGCACCTTACACGGCCGACGTGCCAATAGAGAATTTAACCTATGGAGTGATTTTTCAAAGTGCGATCGCTAGCGGTAAAATTATCCAAATAGACACATCCGCCGCCGCAGTCGCCCCTGGTGTGATCAATGTGGTTACTTACCAACAAACCCCATCTCTGGTAAAAATACCCTTCTTTGGTTCTCAACAACCCCAGACAACGGAAAAAGACCATAATATCTACTACGATGGTCAACACTTGGGGATTGTAATTGCCGAAACTTTAGAACAAGCCCAAGCTGCTGCCTCTAAGATAAAAATTATCTACGCAGAAGCTATTCCGACGCTCACAATGGCACGTGCAGAGATATTTGAACCCGAATCAATATTTTTTGGCATCATGCCGGGTAAAATCACCAGAGGAGACGTTGAATTGGGGAAAGCCCAAGCAGATGTGCTGGTAGAGCAAGTATATACCACACCAATAGAACATCATAATCCCCTAGAACCTTCTGCAACGATCGCAATGTGGGAAGGGGATAATTTGACATTGTATGAAACCACTCAAGGCGTTTCTGCAACCCAAAGAGCGATCGCATCTGTTCTCAATATTCCTCAAGAAAATGTCCGCGTCATCTCCAAATATTTAGGCGGTGGATTTGGTTGTAAGGCGCTGCTGCGATCGCATACAATCTTAGCTGCCATTGCAGCTAGGCAAGTAAAACGCCCTGTGAAAGTTGTGCTAACGCGATCGCAAATGTACACTGCTTGCGGCCACAGATCGCAAACTCAGCAGCAGCTAACATTAGGTGCAACCAGCGAAGGTAAACTAACTCTAATCAATCACATTGGCACATCCTTAACTTCCTTCTTTGATGACTTTGTAGAACCAGTGGGTGCAGCAACAACCATGATGTACGCCTGTCCCAACTTGGAGGTTAAATACCGTTTAGCACGCATCAACGCCGGCACACCAACCTTCATGCGTGGGCCAGGAGAAGCAACGGGAATGTTTGCCCTAGAGTCAGCAATGGATGAACTAGCATACACCTTAAATATTGACCCAATAGAATTAAGACTGAGAAATCATGCAGATATCGATCCCTATAAAGAATTACCTTGGTCAAGTAAATCTCTGAAAGAATGTTATCAAAAAGGGGCAGAAATTTTTGGTTGGTTACAACGCAACCCAGTTCCCCGTTCCATGCGGGATCGTCATTTTCTGATTGGTTGGGGAATGGCAAGTGCGACATTTCCCACCAATTCGGGAACAGCATCAGTCAAGGTAGAAATTTTCGCGACTGGAGAAGTGCGAGTCCAAAGTGGCACTCAAGATATCGGTAATGGTACTTATACAGTGATGACGCAGGTAGCTGCGGAAGTATTAGGCTTACCAGTACAGTTTGAACTAGGTGATAGCAATCTTCCGAAAGCCCCGATTACAGGAAACTCAATGACAGTTGCTAGTGTTTCCCCGGCGGTGCATAAAGCTGCGATCGCCGCACGGGATAGAATAATTCAAATGGCGATCGCTGATTCTAATTCTCTGCTTTATGGATCTCAAGCAGAAGATATTACTGTTGAGTCAGGGCAAATATTTTTAAAACAAGATCCATCGAAGCGAGACAGCTATACCGATATTCTGCACCGTTATGGATTAGAAAGTTTAGAAGTTACAGAAGAATCCTCAGTCAACCCAGAAAGCAAAGAATACGCCAAACACTCATTTGGTGCAACATTTATCGAAGTTGCAGTCGATGAGTTATTGGGAGAAATCAAAGTTAGACGTTGCGTAGGTGTTTATGATGCAGGACGAATTCTCAACTTCAAGACAGCGCGGAGTCAAGTTATCGGTGGGATTACTTGGGGAATTGGTATGGCGCTGATGGAGAAAACTGTAATGGATGCTAATCAGGGCAGAATCGTTGGTGCTAACCTTTCCGATTACCTGATTCCGGTTCACGCAGATATCCCAAATATGGAAGTACAATTTCTTGAAAAACACGATCCTTATGTGAATGCTTTAGGAACCAAAAGCTTAGGGGAACTTCCGATTGTTGGGGTAGCTGCTGCCATATCTAACGCAGTTTATCATGCCACAGGTAAGCGAATTCGTGACTTACCAATTACGCCAGATAAGCTGCTGTGA
- a CDS encoding phosphoribulokinase, with translation MSRPIILGIVGDSAAGKTTLTRGIAQVLGPENVTLICTDDYHRYDRQQRAEIGITALHPECNHLDIMQQHLSLLRTGQPILKPVYSHKTGTFEAPQYIKPSKFVIIEGLLGYSTRAARDSYDVKVYLAPPEELRAKWKVKRDTQKRGYTAEQVLAELEKREPDSAQFIRPQRQWSDIVISFYPPAENNDEINGHLNVRLVLRPTIPHPDFTQIINSGYGNSDSAIRLGLDRDMSKPVDVLEVDGHATLEQVNKLEHIICSDMPHLRSICDRESNPELGKIAGTTGETLQSYPLALTQLIITYHMLKATQIYQ, from the coding sequence ATGAGTCGTCCAATCATTCTTGGTATTGTCGGCGACAGTGCGGCTGGTAAAACAACACTAACGCGAGGAATCGCTCAAGTACTCGGCCCAGAAAATGTCACGCTCATTTGTACAGATGATTATCACCGTTACGATCGCCAACAACGTGCAGAAATTGGTATCACTGCCCTCCACCCTGAATGCAACCACTTAGATATTATGCAGCAACACCTATCGTTGCTACGTACAGGACAGCCAATTCTGAAGCCAGTTTACAGCCATAAAACTGGTACATTCGAGGCACCGCAGTATATCAAGCCCAGTAAATTTGTGATCATTGAGGGATTACTCGGTTATTCTACTCGTGCCGCCCGTGATTCTTACGACGTAAAAGTTTACCTTGCACCGCCTGAAGAACTACGCGCTAAATGGAAAGTCAAGCGAGACACCCAAAAGCGCGGCTACACTGCTGAACAAGTGCTAGCGGAACTAGAAAAGCGTGAACCAGACTCAGCACAATTTATTCGTCCGCAGCGACAATGGTCTGATATAGTCATTAGTTTCTATCCACCCGCTGAGAATAATGATGAAATCAATGGACATCTGAATGTCCGTCTGGTATTACGTCCGACAATTCCCCACCCAGATTTTACCCAGATTATCAACTCTGGCTATGGTAATTCTGACTCAGCAATCCGCTTGGGGCTAGACAGAGATATGAGTAAACCTGTGGATGTCTTAGAAGTTGATGGTCATGCCACCTTAGAACAGGTGAATAAGCTAGAGCATATTATTTGTTCTGATATGCCCCATTTGCGAAGTATTTGCGATCGCGAAAGTAATCCAGAACTGGGTAAAATTGCTGGTACAACTGGAGAAACACTGCAAAGTTATCCTCTGGCTTTGACTCAGTTGATCATTACCTACCACATGCTGAAAGCAACTCAAATTTATCAGTAA
- a CDS encoding class I SAM-dependent methyltransferase: MTTKTLGLEQNLYDYLLSVSLREPEILTQLRQETAEYPIGRMQIAPEQGQFLALLVQLLGAKKTLDIGVFTGYSSLVVALALPGDGKVVACDISEEFTTIARRYWQEAGVTDKIQLHIAPALETLDRLLATEEAETFDFAFIDADKRNYDDYYERSLQLVRPGGLIAIDNVLWSGRVADPQVQDNRTKKMRAFNQKLHQDERVSLSLVAIADGLTLTLKK, translated from the coding sequence ATGACAACTAAAACATTAGGACTCGAACAAAACCTGTATGATTATTTGCTGTCAGTCTCTCTGCGAGAACCAGAAATTTTAACTCAATTAAGACAAGAAACAGCCGAGTATCCAATAGGGAGAATGCAGATTGCTCCCGAACAGGGGCAGTTTTTGGCATTACTGGTGCAGTTGTTGGGAGCTAAAAAAACTTTGGATATTGGGGTATTTACAGGTTATAGTTCCTTGGTGGTGGCATTGGCGTTACCAGGGGACGGTAAGGTGGTAGCCTGTGATATTAGTGAGGAGTTTACAACGATCGCTCGACGTTATTGGCAGGAAGCTGGAGTGACGGATAAAATTCAACTGCATATTGCCCCAGCTTTGGAGACTTTGGATCGGCTATTGGCAACTGAAGAAGCAGAAACTTTTGATTTTGCTTTCATCGATGCAGATAAGAGGAACTATGATGATTATTATGAGCGATCGCTGCAATTGGTTCGTCCAGGGGGATTGATTGCCATCGATAATGTCCTCTGGTCAGGTAGGGTTGCTGACCCCCAAGTGCAGGATAATAGAACTAAAAAAATGCGTGCTTTTAATCAAAAGCTGCATCAAGATGAGCGAGTTAGTCTAAGTTTAGTTGCGATCGCAGATGGTTTAACTCTGACACTGAAAAAGTAA
- a CDS encoding CoA-binding protein, producing the protein MPNLKEDDNALHEVLIQAKTIAVVGHSDKRHRTSYQIAQFLRQTGYTVYAVNPLIKEIDGQASYAALQQLPEPVDIINVFRRSEYLPEIVDEAISINAKTVWTQLGIWHQLSAQKAIDAGLNVVMDACIKIEYLRLRVGSSRND; encoded by the coding sequence ATGCCAAACCTTAAAGAAGATGATAACGCCCTGCATGAGGTGTTGATCCAAGCAAAAACCATCGCTGTTGTAGGTCACTCTGATAAACGCCATCGCACCAGTTATCAAATCGCCCAATTCTTGAGGCAAACAGGCTATACAGTCTATGCCGTCAACCCTCTCATTAAAGAAATTGACGGTCAAGCCAGTTATGCTGCACTCCAGCAATTACCCGAACCCGTGGATATTATTAACGTGTTTCGCCGTTCTGAGTACTTGCCAGAAATTGTAGATGAAGCAATTTCTATCAATGCGAAAACTGTCTGGACACAACTGGGTATCTGGCATCAACTATCAGCACAAAAAGCTATAGATGCAGGACTAAATGTAGTTATGGATGCTTGTATTAAAATTGAATATTTGCGGCTGAGAGTGGGTTCATCAAGGAATGACTAG
- a CDS encoding NADH:flavin oxidoreductase: MENDIIFEPLRFRNLTVKNRIFRSSISGRWDNYDGSGTQARINWEEKFARGGVGAIITSFVPVAIRGRIMPNYATIHSDETVPFWRKVGEKVHEYDCKFILQLSHSGRQQDIGGVENLGKKALSSTSQTEPFHGFLCQAMTLAEIKQTIQYFADGARRVREAGLDGIELHSANGYLFNQFLSSGINDRQDEYGGSLENRARFLLDVIRAIRKEVGNDFHLQFKISAVDYNNAVTFWEKPGNTIQDSIQVCKWAEEAGADGVHVSTGSLFPHPLNPIGDFNFDVISRTYDTMLSSGVETTRNYILFRNSFLHPVFNLLWNRVKKQLAPQAFSGDDVKDPKIKQLLAENQGRNLLDAREIKKHVNIPVLCTGGLQQASYIRQAINDKYCDGVTMARTLIANNDLVKSFQAGKDLADKPCTYCNKCLLNVTENPLGCYEQDRFNSYEEMMEEVMSVFHPTQFANSSK; this comes from the coding sequence ATGGAAAACGATATTATCTTTGAACCGTTGAGATTCCGCAATCTCACAGTCAAAAATCGGATATTTCGCTCTAGTATTTCAGGAAGATGGGATAACTACGATGGTTCAGGTACTCAAGCCCGAATCAACTGGGAAGAAAAGTTTGCTCGTGGTGGCGTCGGGGCAATTATTACTTCCTTTGTTCCAGTCGCCATCCGGGGCAGAATTATGCCCAATTACGCCACAATTCACTCTGATGAAACCGTTCCTTTTTGGCGAAAAGTAGGAGAAAAAGTCCATGAATATGACTGTAAATTTATCTTGCAATTAAGTCATTCGGGGCGACAGCAGGATATTGGCGGTGTCGAAAACTTAGGAAAAAAAGCATTAAGTTCCACTAGCCAAACCGAGCCATTCCACGGTTTTTTGTGTCAAGCGATGACACTAGCAGAAATTAAACAAACAATCCAATACTTTGCCGATGGCGCTAGACGTGTCCGGGAAGCAGGTTTGGATGGAATAGAATTGCATAGTGCGAATGGATATCTTTTTAACCAATTTCTCAGTTCTGGAATTAACGACCGTCAAGATGAATATGGTGGTTCATTAGAGAATCGAGCGCGGTTTTTGCTAGATGTAATTAGGGCAATTCGCAAAGAAGTAGGTAACGACTTTCACCTGCAATTCAAAATTAGTGCTGTTGATTATAACAACGCCGTCACCTTTTGGGAAAAACCAGGTAATACCATACAAGACTCCATCCAAGTTTGTAAATGGGCAGAAGAAGCTGGGGCTGATGGCGTCCATGTATCAACTGGTAGCTTATTTCCTCATCCACTCAATCCCATTGGTGATTTTAATTTCGATGTCATTAGCAGAACTTATGACACCATGTTGTCGAGTGGCGTAGAGACTACACGCAACTACATTTTATTTCGCAATTCATTTTTGCATCCTGTTTTCAATCTTTTATGGAATCGGGTCAAAAAGCAATTGGCTCCACAAGCATTTAGTGGGGACGATGTAAAAGACCCTAAAATCAAGCAATTGCTGGCAGAGAACCAAGGCAGAAACTTACTAGATGCCAGAGAAATTAAAAAGCACGTTAATATTCCCGTACTATGTACTGGTGGTTTGCAACAGGCTTCTTATATTCGTCAGGCAATTAATGATAAGTATTGTGATGGTGTCACAATGGCTCGTACCCTAATTGCTAATAATGACTTAGTTAAATCTTTTCAAGCAGGTAAAGACCTAGCAGATAAACCCTGTACCTATTGTAATAAATGCCTGCTGAATGTAACTGAGAATCCTTTGGGTTGTTACGAGCAGGATCGCTTCAATAGTTACGAAGAGATGATGGAAGAAGTCATGTCAGTCTTTCATCCAACTCAGTTTGCCAATTCATCTAAATAA
- the radC gene encoding DNA repair protein RadC translates to MTYCLRIADLPTNERPRERLMTHGAKILATAELIAILLGTGQGPGKLSAVGLGQYILSELGKHQRDPLAVLREVSPAELMQISGVGPAKATSILAAIELGKRAFQSRPNDRTLIDSPLAAAATLSQDLMWQLQERFAVVLLDVKNRLLGTQVITIGTATETLASPRDIFREVIRQGATRAIVAHNHPSGNLEPSQEDIELTRQLLAGAQLLGIPVLDHLILGNGNHQSLREITTLWDEHPQGD, encoded by the coding sequence ATGACCTATTGCCTCAGAATTGCCGACCTACCTACAAATGAGCGTCCGCGTGAGCGATTAATGACGCATGGAGCGAAAATTTTAGCCACAGCGGAGTTAATTGCAATTCTTCTAGGCACCGGTCAAGGGCCAGGAAAACTATCTGCTGTGGGTTTGGGGCAATATATTTTGAGCGAATTAGGCAAACACCAACGCGATCCTTTGGCAGTTCTGCGAGAAGTTAGCCCCGCAGAGTTGATGCAAATTTCTGGTGTTGGCCCAGCCAAGGCAACAAGTATTTTAGCAGCAATTGAATTAGGTAAACGCGCCTTTCAATCTCGTCCAAACGATCGCACATTAATTGATAGCCCGCTTGCTGCTGCTGCTACCCTTAGCCAAGATTTGATGTGGCAGCTACAAGAACGTTTTGCAGTGGTGCTGTTAGATGTCAAGAATCGTTTGCTGGGTACACAAGTAATTACCATTGGTACGGCAACTGAAACCCTCGCCTCTCCCCGTGATATTTTTCGAGAAGTTATTCGTCAAGGTGCAACACGGGCAATAGTTGCCCACAATCATCCTTCTGGGAACCTTGAACCCAGTCAGGAAGATATAGAATTGACGCGTCAGTTATTAGCAGGGGCGCAGCTTTTGGGTATTCCGGTACTAGATCATCTGATTTTGGGCAATGGCAATCATCAGAGTTTACGGGAAATAACAACCTTGTGGGATGAACATCCGCAGGGGGATTAG
- a CDS encoding alpha/beta hydrolase translates to MQYLPIIFVRGYAGTQKDVEQVVDDPFYGFNNGSTHIRVDENENPQKFFFESPLLRLMTDHGYQPIVDNQNVSNQIKRLSGQLNKTIWVYRFYDVTTPSFNSSSVVRQEMEEIAEGLRKLIQNVKETTGVDKVYLVAHSMGGLVCRSLIQKIYPDKNEQAIDHIDKFFTYATPHGGIFFEIGSGLIENLRDKFKLNNSDDFGPQRMYQYLTPEANKPTDELPDDFQLEKLQSLEDAFPPNRVFSLIGTNAHDYEELFGISQKAVGVKSDGLVQIDKAYITGSHRAYVHRSHGGRYGIVNSEEGYQNLQRFLFGDIQVKLSLSNVELKDQDNNFYQLETRVALRGLPIPIYEQAIAHYCPITQELLRTDKPIPLFTAFLIPRNSASDDNTCRYALRLALHSFTKQETNWLRDSHLDQVPLWSDYLITDVAASNNTYNATYSWNSDQKEPVIDLTPNPESSSDVYVAYVSLPERGQKVLGTNAAVRLEISQWK, encoded by the coding sequence ATGCAGTATTTACCAATCATCTTCGTTCGTGGATATGCAGGTACACAAAAAGATGTTGAGCAAGTAGTTGACGATCCATTCTATGGATTCAATAATGGTTCAACCCATATTCGAGTAGATGAGAACGAAAATCCCCAGAAGTTTTTTTTCGAGAGTCCATTACTGCGGCTAATGACCGATCATGGTTATCAACCGATTGTTGACAATCAAAATGTGAGCAATCAAATTAAAAGATTGTCTGGACAACTTAATAAAACTATTTGGGTATATCGATTTTATGATGTAACTACACCTAGTTTTAACTCTTCAAGTGTAGTCAGACAGGAGATGGAGGAGATAGCTGAGGGTTTAAGAAAACTGATCCAAAATGTTAAAGAAACGACGGGGGTTGACAAAGTTTATCTTGTTGCCCACTCAATGGGAGGTCTTGTTTGTCGTAGCTTGATTCAAAAGATTTATCCAGACAAAAACGAGCAAGCTATCGATCACATTGACAAATTCTTTACCTATGCTACACCTCATGGTGGCATTTTTTTTGAGATTGGAAGTGGCTTAATCGAAAACCTTAGAGACAAGTTTAAATTAAATAATTCTGATGACTTTGGCCCCCAGCGGATGTACCAGTATTTAACACCTGAAGCCAACAAGCCAACAGATGAATTACCCGATGACTTTCAGCTAGAAAAACTACAAAGCCTAGAAGATGCATTTCCACCAAACCGCGTTTTTTCTCTAATTGGTACTAATGCACATGATTATGAAGAACTTTTTGGTATTTCACAAAAGGCTGTAGGGGTGAAAAGTGATGGTCTAGTTCAAATCGATAAAGCTTACATTACAGGATCTCATCGTGCTTATGTTCACCGTTCTCATGGTGGGCGTTATGGCATAGTTAACTCAGAAGAAGGTTATCAAAATCTACAACGCTTTTTGTTTGGTGATATCCAGGTGAAACTATCTCTGAGCAATGTTGAGTTAAAAGACCAGGACAATAATTTTTATCAACTGGAAACTAGGGTTGCTTTACGTGGTCTTCCTATTCCTATATATGAGCAAGCGATCGCTCATTATTGCCCAATCACACAAGAGTTACTCAGAACAGATAAACCTATTCCCCTGTTTACAGCTTTCTTAATCCCCAGAAATTCAGCTAGTGATGATAATACCTGTAGATATGCTCTGCGTTTAGCACTGCATTCTTTTACAAAACAAGAGACAAATTGGTTGCGTGACAGTCATCTCGACCAAGTACCACTGTGGTCTGACTATTTAATTACTGATGTTGCCGCATCAAATAACACTTACAACGCTACCTATAGTTGGAATTCCGATCAAAAAGAGCCAGTAATAGACTTAACTCCCAATCCAGAATCCAGTTCAGATGTATATGTTGCTTATGTTTCTTTACCTGAACGGGGGCAAAAAGTCTTAGGAACAAATGCGGCAGTTCGCTTAGAAATTTCCCAATGGAAATAG
- a CDS encoding SDR family oxidoreductase, translating into MQGNRKQTALITGASGGIGYEFAKLFAQDAYNLVLVARSVDKLNKIADEFKKKFGVDVKVISKDLSNPSASEEIFTELEQASIRVDVLINNAGFATYGLFHEIDLNSELQLLQVNVLCLTHLTKLFLKGMVQRGSGKILNVASTAAFQPGPLMAVYYASKAYVLSFSEAIANELEGTGVSVTALCPGPTESGFQQRAAMEDSKLVSGQKIMTAEAVAEIGYRGLFENKTVVVPGIKNKLLAESVRFTPRKLVTKLVRNMQESK; encoded by the coding sequence ATGCAAGGTAATCGCAAACAAACGGCTCTAATTACGGGTGCATCTGGCGGCATCGGTTATGAGTTCGCGAAGTTATTTGCTCAGGATGCTTACAATCTTGTGTTGGTAGCTAGAAGCGTGGACAAGCTGAATAAAATCGCTGATGAATTTAAAAAGAAATTTGGCGTTGATGTCAAAGTTATTTCCAAGGATTTATCTAACCCATCAGCCTCAGAAGAAATTTTTACTGAGCTAGAACAAGCATCAATCAGGGTTGATGTGCTGATAAATAATGCTGGCTTTGCTACCTACGGATTATTTCACGAAATTGACTTGAATTCTGAACTGCAATTGCTACAGGTCAATGTCTTATGTCTGACACATTTAACCAAGTTATTCCTCAAGGGTATGGTTCAGCGTGGGTCGGGAAAAATATTAAACGTGGCTTCGACTGCTGCTTTTCAGCCAGGGCCTCTGATGGCAGTATACTACGCTAGTAAAGCCTATGTCTTATCATTCTCAGAAGCGATCGCTAATGAATTAGAAGGTACAGGCGTTTCTGTAACAGCCCTTTGTCCAGGCCCTACCGAATCCGGTTTTCAACAGAGAGCCGCAATGGAAGACTCAAAGTTGGTAAGCGGTCAAAAAATTATGACTGCGGAAGCGGTAGCCGAAATTGGCTATCGTGGTCTATTTGAAAACAAAACTGTTGTTGTCCCTGGAATTAAAAATAAGCTACTCGCTGAATCTGTAAGATTCACTCCCAGAAAGCTAGTGACAAAACTAGTCAGAAATATGCAGGAAAGCAAGTAA